In the Scomber japonicus isolate fScoJap1 chromosome 18, fScoJap1.pri, whole genome shotgun sequence genome, one interval contains:
- the mafk gene encoding transcription factor MafK: MLVHCCCFVVNLVRGYTAARLLLDANYQLCQVTPSLVSEIYSASFYAFRVHTDIHRDFADCCLSSARFWPVACMQGMTTNFKTSKALKVKKETGENAPALSDDELVAMSVRELNQHLRGLTKEDVVRLKQRRRTLKNRGYAASCRIKRVTQKEELERQKTELQHEVDKLARENASMRLELDALRAKYEALQCFARTVTRGPLSPGKVATTSVITIVKSANHNNSSPTPFSAQS; encoded by the exons ATGTTGgtacattgttgttgttttgtagtTAATTTAGTACGAGGATACACCGCTGCCCGTCTGCTGCTGGACGCGAACTACCAACTGTGTCAAGTTACCCCGTCTCTTGTATCGGAAATCTACTCCGCCAGTTTTTACGCATTCCGGGTCCACACAGATATCCACAGAG ATTTTGCCGATTGTTGCT TGTCTTCTGCAAGATTCTGGCCAGTTGCCTGCATGCAGGGAATGACGACTAATTTCAAGACGAGCAAAGCTTTAAAG GTCAAGAAGGAGACGGGCGAGAATGCCCCGGCGCTCAGCGACGATGAACTGGTGGCCATGTCTGTGCGGGAGCTCAACCAGCACCTGCGTGGGCTGACCAAGGAGGATGTCGTGCGGTTGAAGCAGCGGCGACGGACCCTGAAGAACCGGGGCTACGCCGCCAGCTGCCGCATTAAACGCGTCACCCAaaaggaggagctggagagacAAAAGACAGAGCTACAGCATGAGGTGGACAAGCTGGCCCGCGAGAATGCTAGCATGAGATTGGAATTGGATGCCCTCCGAGCCAAGTATGAGGCCCTGCAGTGTTTTGCCCGGACTGTGACCCGCGGGCCCCTCTCGCCAGGAAAGGTGGCCACAACGAGTGTCATCACCATCGTCAAGTCTGCCAACCACAACAACTCCAGCCCAACCCCGTTTTCAGCTCAATCCTAG